One Streptomyces sp. B21-105 genomic region harbors:
- a CDS encoding helix-turn-helix domain-containing protein gives MDGVELFLLGRTLMKIGEGAMPEPEGGMARYGGGVRSVLIVVSDLSAHPDSAVGEIAARTGLPQSQVSTAVARLKEAGAVVTENDPNDRRRLLVRQAPRPSDRMIQVRATTIDGALADALGDEDPVAMKEVTDALDTLARHLSPQAARRRKS, from the coding sequence ATGGATGGAGTCGAGCTGTTCCTGTTGGGGCGCACCCTGATGAAGATCGGGGAAGGCGCCATGCCGGAGCCGGAGGGCGGCATGGCCCGCTACGGCGGTGGCGTACGGTCCGTGCTCATCGTGGTGAGTGACCTTTCCGCCCACCCCGACAGTGCCGTCGGCGAGATCGCCGCCCGCACCGGACTCCCGCAGAGCCAGGTCTCCACCGCCGTGGCCCGCCTGAAGGAGGCTGGCGCGGTCGTCACCGAGAACGACCCCAACGACCGCCGCCGCCTCCTGGTTCGTCAAGCGCCCCGTCCCTCCGACCGGATGATCCAGGTCAGGGCGACCACTATCGACGGCGCTCTCGCCGATGCGCTCGGAGACGAGGACCCTGTGGCGATGAAGGAAGTCACCGACGCGCTCGATACGCTGGCCCGGCATCTGTCGCCGCAGGCGGCGCGGCGCAGAAAGAGCTGA